One Mauremys mutica isolate MM-2020 ecotype Southern chromosome 9, ASM2049712v1, whole genome shotgun sequence DNA segment encodes these proteins:
- the LOC123377771 gene encoding sodium- and chloride-dependent neutral and basic amino acid transporter B(0+)-like isoform X2, whose product MGTLAPPARLCCGRRKDFTLSQGKDAPAGQSEEHSERGHWSSKTDYLLSMLGYAVGLGSIWRFPYLTYKNGGGAFLIPYAAMLALAGLPLFFLECSLGQFASLGPVSVWRILPILQGVGITMVIITTLVTVYYNVIIAYALYYLFASFQSVLPWSDCFAWADENCSTTPVVSDCNTTLPNGIVIHTNYSYVTSNNLTCLNGSLTYKQVQLPSEQYWNKVALRRSSGLDETGEIVWYLALCLLLSWLIVGAALFKGIKSSGKVVYFTALFPYVVLVILLVRGATLEGARNGIEYYIGTQSNFTKLMEAEVWKDAAAQIFFSLSVALGGLVALSSYNKFHNNCYSDAIVVCLVNCLTSAFAGFAIFSVLGHMAFLADRPVSEVVDSGFDLAFVAYPSALSKLPVAPLWSFLFFFMLLLLGLAPQFASIGGNRFIQDIEMMIGKKSWWFWLWWRACWFFVTPVLLCVILCWSLVTFSPPKYGSVEYPAWGSAVGWCMIVFCIIWIPIVAIVKIVKAQGNLWQRIVSCCRPAANWGPSLECHRGERYSHMVDPHKETDQEIPTVDGFVHKLE is encoded by the exons ATGGGGACACtcgcgccgcccgcccgcctcTGCTGCGGGAGAAGGAAG gACTTCACCCTGTCGCAGGGGAAAGATGCCCCCGCGGGGCAGAGCGAGGAGCACTCGGAGCGCGGGCACTGGTCCAGCAAGACGGACTATCTGCTGTCCATGTTGGGCTAcgcggtggggctgggcagcaTCTGGCGGTTCCCCTACCTCACGTACAAGAACGGAGGCG GTGCCTTTCTAATACCCTACGCAGCTATGCTGGCATTAGCTGGTTTACCTTTATTTTTTTTGGAATGTTCCCTGGGGCAGTTTGCCAGTTTGGGGCCAGTTTCTGTGTGGAGAATATTACCAATTTTACAAG GAGTGGGAATCACGATGGTCATCATCACCACCTTGGTGACGGTCTATTACAATGTTATCATTGCCTATGCTCTCTACTATCTGTTTGCCTCCTTCCAAAGTGTACTGCCATGGTCGGACTGCTTTGCGTGGGCAGATGAAAATTGCAGCACAACACCTGTAG TGAGTGATTGCAATACGACCTTACCAAACGGGATAGTCATTCACACAAACTACTCGTACGTCACCAGCAACAATCTAACCTGTCTCAATGGCAGCTTAACGTATAAACAAGTGCAACTTCCCAGTGAGCAGTACTGGAA TAAAGTGGCCCTTCGGCGCTCCAGCGGGCTGGACGAGACGGGTGAAATTGTCTGGTACTTGGCCCTCTGCCTGCTCCTATCCTGGCTGATAGTCGGAGCTGCATTATTTAAAGGGATAAAATCTTCAGGAAAG GTTGTTTATTTCACAGCTCTCTTTCCATATGTTGTCCTCGTTATCCTGCTTGTGCGAGGTGCCACCCTGGAAGGGGCTCGGAATGGCATTGAGTATTACATTGGAACACAgtccaatttcacaaagctgatgGAGGCAGAG GTTTGGAAAGATGCAGCTGCTCAGATATTCTTCTCCCTGTCGGTGGCCCTCGGGGGCCTGGTCGCTCTCTCCTCTTACAATAAGTTCCATAACAACTGCTATTCCGATGCCATTGTCGTTTGTTTAGTAAACTGCCTCACCAGCGCGTTTGCGGGATTTGCGATCTTCTCCGTTTTGGGACATATGGCTTTCCTGGCAGACAGGCCCGTCTCTGAAGTTGTAGACTCAG GGTTTGATTTGGCATTTGTTGCCTATCCATCAGCTCTCTCCAAACTACCAGTCGCCCCTCTTtggtcctttttattttttttcatgctTTTACTGTTGGGACTTGCCCCTCAGTTTGCTTCCATAG GAGGAAACCGATTTATCCAAGACATTGAAATGATGATTGGCAAGAAGAGCTGGTGGTTCTGGCTGTGGTGGAGAGCATGCTGGTTCTTCGTTACGCCTGTTCTCTTGTGT GTGATTTTATGCTGGTCTTTGGTCACATTTTCGCCTCCCAAGTACGGCTCAGTCGAATACCCTGCGTGGGGATCGGCCGTGGGCTGGTGCATGATTGTCTTCTGCATCATCTGGATTCCCATTGTTGCGATTGTAAAAATAGTAAAAGCGCAAGGAAACCTGTGGCAG